One window from the genome of Helicobacteraceae bacterium encodes:
- a CDS encoding DUF1353 domain-containing protein: MSKLVVTPVSKRKFRTTQPYARNGIDVPVGFIFDGASIPRPLWFAFAPHEYLTSSVIHDYGYAMAIKAYKSENYALALEWFKRADTAFLAALKEDDRRVARLFYNAVHLWRWLRYPEARG; encoded by the coding sequence ATGAGTAAATTAGTCGTTACGCCTGTTAGCAAGCGCAAGTTTAGGACGACGCAACCCTATGCGCGAAACGGGATCGACGTTCCCGTTGGATTTATATTCGACGGCGCGAGTATCCCGCGCCCGCTATGGTTTGCCTTCGCGCCGCACGAATATCTTACAAGCTCCGTAATACACGATTATGGTTACGCGATGGCGATCAAGGCTTACAAATCCGAAAACTACGCTTTGGCGTTAGAGTGGTTTAAGCGCGCCGACACCGCCTTTTTAGCCGCGCTTAAAGAGGACGATCGCCGCGTCGCTAGATTATTCTATAACGCTGTGCACTTGTGGCGTTGGCTGCGCTATCCAGAGGCAAGGGGCTAA
- a CDS encoding DUF4376 domain-containing protein: protein MQYYKDNNGAYYVFDDLERHIDGSYIRISEAEYLQSLEPPKPTKEQRIARVISEINAERDARLLNLIVEYNGARYDADEKSQLRMTAALALLSAAPPGTTQSWIDADNAARELSASDFAAIGAIIAQEVTRIMLAARERKDAAIAAIEASDE from the coding sequence ATGCAATACTATAAAGATAATAACGGCGCGTATTACGTCTTTGACGATCTGGAGAGACATATCGACGGGTCGTATATACGGATAAGCGAAGCGGAATACCTACAAAGCCTAGAGCCTCCAAAACCTACGAAAGAGCAAAGGATTGCTCGCGTAATATCGGAGATAAACGCCGAAAGAGACGCGCGGCTACTTAATCTAATCGTCGAGTATAACGGCGCTAGATACGATGCGGACGAAAAATCGCAACTGCGAATGACCGCCGCTTTGGCGCTATTAAGCGCCGCGCCCCCGGGAACTACGCAATCGTGGATCGACGCGGATAACGCGGCGCGCGAGTTAAGCGCGTCGGATTTCGCGGCTATCGGCGCGATAATCGCCCAAGAGGTAACGCGGATAATGCTTGCCGCGCGAGAGCGCAAAGACGCGGCTATAGCGGCGATCGAGGCGAGCGATGAGTAA